The region TAACAACtattaagaaagaaataaagtgaaattatCCTAATACCAACGACATGGTAATGCATTGCACTTCAGAGTGTGAAGCAATTTAAggcatttctttaattttgctttaaaaggATTGAGCAATTAATTAGATAGCAActgtcacaataaaaaacaacccagaaacattttacactttaaaagaacaaataaaaggtGAGATTTCAACCTGGAACTAAGCGAAGGTACACTGACGTGGTGAAGTGTCCATGGCGCAACATGAAGGAATCAAACCATGTTGGTCTGAGTGTTTGGACTGCGGCTCTGCAGATCCTGTACCTGATCGAGGACCCAGCCAATGCCGGGTCGCTCCTGGGGATTCGAAACCATTGTGGAGCTCAGCAGCATCTGGAGACCATTGGAGTAACTGAATCaaaaacagacagacaaaaGATTAGCAAAGTTTTATTCACATCCAGAGATGCAAATGTTGAGCTAATAGTTTAGATTTGAAtcacaaacaacaagaatatgatttgttgttattttgctGGAAGAAGTCTTCATAAGCAACAAGACAAGATATACTTACAAAAGTAATGCTTTAATTTGATCACAAAAAAAGCAAGATGgtacattttaagttttaactTTGTTGTGGAGGAAAGTACAAGACAGAAGTAGTGAATGAAAAATGCAAGAAGTGTAAAGAAATCTTGGTTAACAACTGCtacaaaacttaaaactttgTGGTAAGTGCTCATCgttttgttgcagtttgaaTACGGACCTACAAGTTGAAGGGATGGTCACTGGATTCTGGACAGCCAGAGCAACACTATCCCCCTTCTGAAAGATCAGATCATAAGGGCCCTCCAGCATCATCATGCAGTACAGCACGCAGCCCAGCGACTGGAGGtttatgaaaacacacacagaagatGTTATTAgctgaaataaagattttcacttttatttcaagCGTCAGAGAGATACAGAGGccaatacagaaaatgaactaAGACAATTTGCTCAAAACGGGAGGGAAGATGTCTTACCCAAATATCAGTTCGCTCATCTATAATGCAGTGACTTTCTACGTTAAAGAGCTCAGGAGCTCTGTAGGAAATGGTACATCTTTGGGCCGCCCAGTCCTGTACAGTCATGGCTTCTCTGGATCCCCTGACctattcaaaaaaataaaaaaaatagaccaATTAGTATTATAGTCCCGACAGGGTGAGTAACGCCTAAAAGTAAATCTAATAAACTTCAATTTTcacagcacaaatgaaaataaaataacaattttgaCACCATTTCTGAACATCCAAGTAATgaatttaaagagaaatgtgttttttctgtcattcattacaaaaaaaaaagattctgaaTTAACCGATTAAAACAGTGCTGttgatttgaaaacaaaatacattacaaTGGCTGCCCTGAGAAAAACTACCAGAAAGACAGAAGATGTTAGGACGTGAACCTCATCTTATGAAGAGTTACAACAGCATCAACAATGCTAagctgccacctagtggtgaAAAACAGAACcatttattgaaaaagaaaacctgttcaTAAgtattcaatattatttaagaATCAATTATTTGCAGTGCTTCTGGCTACTGTATACTATGTTTTAACACTTCTGTCTAAGTGACAATATGTGTCGCACTCTGTCGATCACATCAAATTAACTTCGCAATTTTATAGGTGGCTATCAccatgtgaaaatatttacGATTAATAAGTAAAGATTTTCCAACTTTCTATAGATGTCCACTCTTACCTCAATTCTTGCCCGGTTCATTGAGCCCAGATCCATTAGAACTGGCCTGTCTTCCTCATCCAAGAGGACATTTGTGGGTTTCAGATCCCtgtcagattaaataaaatgacataagtGGTGGACAATAATAACCAGAAGGCTTTTTATACACAAGACAGTCACAAAATTATAAACACTGGAAGCTAAATTCTGTAGGAATGAcaaacgtttttttgtttggggaaaaaaaacccaaaagaaaaacagcacatCAGCAGACTtgctaatttaaacatttttacaaagcagTTTTGTCAAATATTCATACACATCACACTTATCACAGTATGTTTTCAATAATCAAAAGCCTTAATCACTCCTCTCGTGCTTTTCTGTGATGGACGAGCAGATTGGGAACAGATGAATATACTAACTAATCTTATTAATCTGTTCATGAGCATAAGTATCAACTTCTGTAGTTATGACATCAGGCAAGCTGCATGTTAACATATAAGATATGATTAGCTGTTCCGCCAGATCGGTCAGATAAACGTAGATGCTCCTCACTGTGCAAACATCACCCCTCCATAATGTCCATCTTCAATAAGTATTTGCAGTGTTTCTGTAGATGGTTATTTCTTTCTTGGACCAAATAACcgaatatttacttaaaacaattgCATCTAAAATATATGTGAAACTAATCTGTATTTCTTTATGGAAACCCCTGTGATCATATCTTTTACATAGACATACTTGTGCTTTGTGTTTTGGCACATGGATGCATACAACttcacataaaatacaacaaatacaatttgcTCGTCTCTGAAAGTTGGGCGACTTTACCTGTGGGCATAGCCTTTGTCGTGAATGGTCTTCAAACCAGAGCAGATTCCGCAGAAGATTTTCAAAATCTGGTTTTCAGGCATTGAGCTCCCTTTGTCTCTTAGCTTCTCTAAGACAGACCACAGGGTTCCTTTCTGttcacaaatacacaaacaaatcaCAACAGGATCACATTCTGACAAGTTTCCTTCGTCGTCCAAATTACAGCATCAACTTACTCTAACGTAAGGCAGAAGTAGCCAGGCTTCTGTCTTGCCTCCGCTGTCAGAGAAGGCATATGCAACCAGGCTCAAGATGTTGGGATGATTAAACATCTGATGCATTTCCACCTCTGTCTGAGCCTCCTGGCGAGCCTGGCGATCATGACATAAGATCCTCTTCAGAGCGTAGAACTGTCCGTCCTTTGCACCCTCAACCAGATCAACATAGCTGAACCCACTGAATTGACGGAGAGAAAGCAGGTTAGAGGAAGCATGACATTAAAAGGGGGGTAATGTGAATCCtaaatgttacaattacaatAACAATAAAGTTGTACAGCAGTTGACATGAAACCTTACAACACAATCAAGTCAACTCACCCTTCATCCAATTTCTGGACAAAGTAGTACTTTTTGTTATCAATGGTGATGGAGCCACGGGAGCATATACACAGGGCCTGTCCCATGCCGACATGTACATTGTTTaaccaaaaactttaaaaagaacctaagagaaacaataaagacattagaaaaacatgcatgaacACAGAGGGCAACTGTTTCTATCCTCTTTGTAGGCCTCCCATCCAAAACGCTTCACCAGTTCTAATTGAGGGACAATTCTTGGTCTATTAGCTGCTGTAAACTTTGAAATGCAATTTGTTTTCTTGATCACTGTCAAGAGTGAAGTTAATTAGTACTGACGTGTCATGTAGGCAATCCGTCGTCTATACctgcttatccttgcagggtcacTGGGGTTTGGTGCACATCTCCAAAGGTCATTGGTCAGAGGCAAAGCCTTCTCCTATACTAATGTGTgagtgtactttttttttttataccaagcAACTTTGGTTACTCTGCTGTCAACTCAGCCATCACTTGGCTCTAGAATTCTTATACTGAATTCTTTTTGACAGGGTGGGACAGTCTGACAGTGACACTGATTGTGTTATCCAATTGTTAAGATTCTCCATAATATATGTCTTCAGTAGCCTGTCTACACTAGCGTACCTATGGTTTTACATATGCTAGTTGATGGGTAATTAACCTTGAAGCCTGCGGTAgtattaaatacattaattccGAATACTTTAAATTGTTTCATGTTCTATTCAAGCCCAGGAAAATAGGATTTCCTTCCCTGTAATGACTCAATCATCAAAGAAACCTTTTCGATTAGAGGTAACGTTTCAAAGCTCAAGAAAATAAGTTGCAAAACATTTCAACCCCTGGgtggatttaaaacaaataccGGCGAAAAATAAATTATGCGGCATTATTTGGTAATAATGTGGATTAATATGAAGGATATTAGTCGCATGCTACCTTAAGATAGCATGAAAACGAAGGTTAGCTAACACAACACACTGGCAATATTTTCAAGCAATCTGGAATACCGTTACcgtcttaatttcttttatatgtGTTATTTAAACTGAGCCCCTGACAAAATGTTCTTCTTAACTTGGTAACTGAATATTTCTTACCTGCTTCCCTCTTTCCCTTACAAGTTAGCTTGCtatcatttttgtgtttttttttctcccttctgctgctgcttcttcttcttcgtctctAGTTTGCGAACCTTGTGAAGACCATAAATCAAACAGCGCCAAATAAAGACTAGTGGCAGATGCCAGAGAAAGATATGATGGCGGATAACAGGCCTAACAGGAAAAATAGCTCCGACGACGGAGGTGATACTTGTGctgttttgatgtttaaaatcTAGTTAACatataaaaactgttaaatggTGTATTGATGTGCTACTCATTTGCTTAAAAGAAGCTCGTCCTACAAATAGACGCTTTGTGAACTTACTACATGTTAGCTTTAGCTGGCTACTGCTAGCATCATTAACGCTGGAATAAGGCTACAAGTAATGTTACTTAAAGTGTGTTAATGAGGCTACAAACCATGAGCGAAGAGAATCACTGATCATTTACATGAGTTTGGGTAACAGCAGTCTTTTGTTATTTGCTAAGTTAAGCTAAGAATTTGCTAAGCTAACTTACCACAGGCAATTTCAAGGTAAACGTTTTGATGCAAGAGGAATTGGAGACAGAATTAAATGACTTTTTGATTTAGTGATGGCTGGACTCGCAGAGAAAAGAAGCAGCTGCATTCAGCTTTGAATACTGTTGGCTTTATTtcgtcatttttatttgactcgTGTTAAATGCCAGATAAAAATGTGtctaattaaaatcacacaatcAGTTATCTATATGGTTTGTATCCGACTGAAACCActattaatttttgttttaaggtaACCATGCATTGGTAGTAATAGTagtatattaaatataataattagcttgttttttaaGAATATGCTCTGTTTATGCTGCATTATAGTAGTGATATTCATGTGCATTCATGTTCACAAGCCTTGAATAGACTTTTTAGTATAATTTTTCATATCTgatcattgtttttctttttctcccccaaCACATCAAAAACCATTTACCGAGTTAGGGAAAAGGGATTGAAATTTTCTACCTACTACATAGTCACTACATTGTGACTACCTTGATATAAAGTAGAATGCCTGCATGATCAGGTTTACAGgcatttgaaaatgtctttaagAAACTAACCTTTTATTCTAGAATAATTTGATTAGCACTGTCACtgttaaaatggcagctgcagTGAGTTCAGTGTATCAATCCATGTTTTCTTCTAGTTTGTTCTGTACTAGTAAAGCTAGTAATATCCTCGGCTTCATGTGTGGTGTAAACTCTATCAGCTACTGCCATTAACTGTGACGTTCATAAATAAGACTTGTAATCTGAATTCTAAGCAAATAAGAACTTAAATTGTAGCTTTGAACACTCCCAGATCCCACAAAGCAGTTGTTCACCTTGGCGAGTTGTCTTGCCTCAAGCAGGGccacaggaggaggaggacagagtGAAAACTAAGCCTGTCTCTTGTAGCACTGGGGGAGGAGATGGGGCTGCTGTCAAACGCACATCTCAGCATCTTACCCCTGAAGACGAGGACGAGTCCTCAGCAGACCAACCAGCACCATGCAAAACCTCCAAAATTGGCTTCAGCATGGGCAGTAAGATGGCGAAGAAATCAAACCCTATTTCTATCAAACTAGGAGCAACGGTAAGTGTTAAGCTTATTTTACAGAACACCATTTGTGCAGATAGTATTGTGAAAGTACAGTAGTTGCAGAACagcctgaaaatgaaaatgttgagaCCTTTGGGTTATAAAGATGAGCAGATTCTATTCCTACGTGTTTGGGTTTTGAAACAACCTAAAGTTGGTTAAgcattacaatttttttttttttacttaactCTTACTAAATACGAGGATGTCTTTAGTTATGTCACAAAACAAGGAAGTGTGGATGCTGCTTtgctgttttactttatttttgtcccTGACCTGTTCTAGAAACCCAAGGAGACAGTGCCATCACTTCCTCCAAAAAAGCTGGTGTCAGTTTTTAACGAAGATGATGATGTAAGTACctgctcataaaaaaaaaacgtcgtATGGAGTGGAATCGATGAAAAGTAGCTGATGTTAGTTTTCTCCCTTGTATAGAGCGAACCAGAAGAAATGCCTCCAGAAGCAAAGATGAGGATGAAGAACATTGGGAGGTACAAAAGCTGCGACAGTTTTGAccgtttttcttttagtaaatcagtttttgattttttttttttttttccaaaaagaaagaaaaaaaattaaatttttgtaaaataaaaaaatactttttatgcagtgtatgtaaacatctgctTTCAAATGtgtgttaagtttttttttttttataacttgaCGTAAGACGATAAACTTATCTTTTCAGGGAGACCCCAACATCTGCAGGCCCTAACTCCTTCAACAAGGGCAAGCAGGGCTTCTCTGATAATCAGAAACTCTGGGAGAGGAAGATGAAAACCCAATCTGACAAGTTGTAAATCACTGCCACAAACTCCTGTCactaaatgacatttttatacTTGTTAACGTTGTGAGATCTCTACGAAGGCTCTCATTTTTGTCGCTGCAGCCTTGGTTTGTACAACTCGGCGCACAGCAGTGGAGGCTACTTTCAGTCTTCCACCTTGTGTTTACGCTTCTAACCACAGCTGGTTGATCTTAACTCGAGAGGAGAAATTGCCAGGTGTCTCTGGCTCCAGAGATGTGGAGTGGTGATGACAAAGGGAGGAGTTggccagaaaataaatttaaattttttttgctacgtcttgcttttgttttgttggctAATTAGATGATAGGGATATTTCCTGCTCTCATGATGTTACCGTTCTTGTTCCCTCCATGCGCTGGTTTGGTTTAATCCTAACAAGCACGTTGCTTGTCTGATGTTGGTGTAAAAATGTACATAGtgacaatgttttatttcttaattcaCAAACTAGACAGTGGGTTAAAATATTAAGTgtagggtttgttttttgttttattttgttttcagattaaattctTTTTTGAATTTAGATCCTCACTTTTACTGCACAGCCCTTTGCTTTCACCAGCTCCCTCACCTATGAGaacacactttttctttttttttcatttctgcctCATTCAGCCTGTCAAACATGCAGCCGAACTCCAGTTTGTCACGcttacagtaaaatgttttctgttgtcaaatatttaaacattgaATTGTTACCATATACACTTTCTTGGTTGCACTTTTGTTAAAATTAGGTACTTTCCCAAACTCTTTTCCTTTTGAATTTAATATCATAACTCACCAACATGTTATGTGTCTTAAACTCTTTTCCCACTATCCAAAATGtgtagtttagatttttctgcGGATTACGCAACCATTCGTTCTGACATCTCCgaataaaatatatcaacacCTATTGCTATAGTCTTTGTTTCAATTATGTCTAGTgaatatgaatttaaaaaaatggttttcaattatttattgcaGCAGTCGGAGAAATCATGATaaattccatatttatttttatttaattaagtttttatttctttccataGTTTTAAACTGAAGAATTGATGAAAATTTGATGAGATGGACGAATTCCTGCAGatggaaaatgattttttatccccccccccccgagcATTTTAAATTAACACTTGGTACGCCTGTATGTGCGTCACCATGGAACCgcttttcacacatttctttgtTCAGACTCAGCTTTAGCTTTCTGATATGGTCTTTTGGTGACGCACATTTATGAAAACTAATGCATATTGAGCAGAGTGCCAGCGGGGAAACATGTTTCCCACACCTCCGGCTTATTGCAAATGTGAAGCCAGCCTCGCTCCATCAGCTGGCATAGCTTTCTGCAAAGAGATCCAGAAGCGCCTGGTGGCCGTGGAAGGTGCGTCTGTGCTCCACTGCAGACTGGGAAGCACCTTCAAGGCTCTTTGCACCAGTTTGGGCAGTGGAGGTTCTGGCTGGATGAAGGATGCCGAAGTTCCTCTGGTCCAAATCAACAGCATCTTGAAGGCAGAGTTTTGCAGTAAGGCCTAAAGATGTGGAAGGAGATGTGAGTCACTGGGGTTAAAATGACTTGACAGTGAAAACCATGATGGTAAACTGAACCATTCAGAAACTACAGAGGATTCTTTGTGCTTTGTTGTGGATTGAGCGTCTTTATTTCTTGTACCGAGGCCAGTTTCAGTTTATgtcaaaacagagcaaaattaAACCAAGCTGATTTTGTATTACTCTCAGATTGAGTTTAATCTGGATTTTTAACAGTTCTGGTGTTTTCTCGTTTTCCTTTAAAAGTCCACAAAGTTTTGGGGGGGAAAtattatgtagaaaatattgAAGAACTAGAGATTCTTGTGAATGAAAAGCAGTGGGAATGGTACTGGCTTGCATTTGTTCttctggtatttaaaaaaacaacaaaaaaaaaccacgcaaaaacatttaaacccataagtatgtaaataaaaaacttaggtggaattcattttgaataattatGTGCAATGCAAAATCTCAAAGCCTAATTTATCATTTGTCCCATAAAGCTGACAGATCagaatttgaacaaatttaCCAATTTCAGCAAAACTTTAATAATGATGCATTGGCTGTGAGCTgtaatcattattattttaggcCTACCCACACTAAGCTGCATTCAtgcaataaatgaaatcaaagtATTGAAAAGGAAGTTGCTCTTAACttattttgtccagtttctaaaTGGTACCATTCTCATAATTGATCATTTTCTATGAAAATATAGAAACtgtccttttaaaaacataaattttgactaattaaaattttttaaattgtgagtttttttaattgtattttccaGTTTCCACTGCAGTACACACTCAAAAAAAGCAGCGATAGCGACAGAAACCAAACCGCTCTGAAATATGCCGGCCTACCTTGACTCCTGATTCCAGTACAAAAACAGCGTTGCTGCTGGCGAAATACTCAGCTGACAGGACACAGATGAGCATCCGACTTCTGTTTATAGTGAGAACCACATCGTTTGTATAAGCTGTAAAGCAAAAtcagataattaattaaaacatttgtggagacagatacacacacacacacagctgatgcTATTACCTCCTCCTGGAAGAATGTCCCTTTCCAGCAGACAGACGCGATACCCCCACTGGTCCTCTAACACCTGTGGCAGCCACATTTCTATCGGTTCCTCACGGCTCTGCATCTCTACGTTTGATGTACGAAGGAAACAAAACTTTagttgttttgttgtcttttaaatccaaacaatgATACGCATATTCGCTCCGACCTCCTGCATCACTGTAAGGCCTGGAGGAAATGGTCAAACCATTTACCGCCTCTGCTGATGGACCCGTCCACACgtatgacacaaaaacatcaaattccTTCTCtgtaaggttaaaaaaaaattaaatattaaaataggaattgcattttttttttctaccataAGCAACATTACTGTGTATTATCAGAAAACTGCATCTGCATTTGCTTGATAAAATAACGTGAGATTTCACAATGTCAGGTCTTAGCAATGAGATCAGCCATAGCATgcgggtgggtgtgtgtgtgtgtgtgtgtgtgtgtgtgtgtgcgtgtgtgtgtgtgtgttttctgaccTCCATCATCTTTTCCAAACTGGAAGCGTGATCTGAAGATGAGCTGTAATTCCACCCACTTCACATGCAAGGTGATTCCCAGGCAGACTACCAGCAGAAAGCAGCCAAACGGATACCCAACCAATGACGGCCATTTTACTGGAatgaaagcacacacacatcttAAAATTGGCATTACTGTGTAGCGTAATTACTACAATACACAATCAGATTAACTgactatttatttcttattggcACCCCGACCaggcaattattttttttagcataatgAACAAGTATGACATATTATCGATTTTTactaaaggttttaaaatgattaaaaaatcaACTAAGGCTGCGAAATGATTTGGCCTCTTTGGGATTGAGTGAGCATGGGGagaattttctaaa is a window of Xiphophorus maculatus strain JP 163 A chromosome 4, X_maculatus-5.0-male, whole genome shotgun sequence DNA encoding:
- the pcnp gene encoding PEST proteolytic signal-containing nuclear protein isoform X2, which gives rise to MPEKDMMADNRPNRKNSSDDGGPQEEEDRVKTKPVSCSTGGGDGAAVKRTSQHLTPEDEDESSADQPAPCKTSKIGFSMGSKMAKKSNPISIKLGATKPKETVPSLPPKKLVSVFNEDDDSEPEEMPPEAKMRMKNIGRETPTSAGPNSFNKGKQGFSDNQKLWERKMKTQSDKL
- the pcnp gene encoding PEST proteolytic signal-containing nuclear protein isoform X1, which gives rise to MPEKDMMADNRPNRKNSSDDGAGPQEEEDRVKTKPVSCSTGGGDGAAVKRTSQHLTPEDEDESSADQPAPCKTSKIGFSMGSKMAKKSNPISIKLGATKPKETVPSLPPKKLVSVFNEDDDSEPEEMPPEAKMRMKNIGRETPTSAGPNSFNKGKQGFSDNQKLWERKMKTQSDKL
- the stk16 gene encoding serine/threonine-protein kinase 16 — translated: MGQALCICSRGSITIDNKKYYFVQKLDEGGFSYVDLVEGAKDGQFYALKRILCHDRQARQEAQTEVEMHQMFNHPNILSLVAYAFSDSGGKTEAWLLLPYVRKGTLWSVLEKLRDKGSSMPENQILKIFCGICSGLKTIHDKGYAHRDLKPTNVLLDEEDRPVLMDLGSMNRARIEVRGSREAMTVQDWAAQRCTISYRAPELFNVESHCIIDERTDIWSLGCVLYCMMMLEGPYDLIFQKGDSVALAVQNPVTIPSTCSYSNGLQMLLSSTMVSNPQERPGIGWVLDQVQDLQSRSPNTQTNMV
- the LOC111608358 gene encoding interleukin-18 receptor accessory protein-like isoform X2 codes for the protein MRSNSTLQVIAKTSLRCFKPEESSVMLLVDAGGSIPCPGHACYNNTGVVWYKKNRPVSIARDSCVKDGELHLCTVYKEDTGVFYCDRRITEQGVARIFRRAVHVKVIPYLKANSPPVVKYPAANMTEEVELGQPHNLTCDVDFDFEVNISRKVEWFLNYGGDMDNMTLLDTEQHHEVLFSETKVTQTHTIKEVTPQHLTHSYTCFARNAVGNSRVTITLKQKKQVKWPSLVGYPFGCFLLVVCLGITLHVKWVELQLIFRSRFQFGKDDGEKEFDVFVSYVWTGPSAEAVNGLTISSRPYSDAGEMQSREEPIEMWLPQVLEDQWGYRVCLLERDILPGGAYTNDVVLTINRSRMLICVLSAEYFASSNAVFVLESGVKALLQNSAFKMLLIWTRGTSASFIQPEPPLPKLVQRALKVLPSLQWSTDAPSTATRRFWISLQKAMPADGARLASHLQ